One stretch of Thermoprotei archaeon DNA includes these proteins:
- a CDS encoding 2-oxoacid:ferredoxin oxidoreductase subunit alpha, producing MRTDISLIMGGPQGGGVESASAVLLRAIAQAGYYAYGKREYFSNIKGRHSYFHLRIRDKPTFSIRDPVDLLVCLDAETMFTHFTEVVKDGAVIFDPSIIHTKVNDVVSMEDELKERIELFLENNGLPKTIEGVINYLSAKSVQLYQLPYGLLLQEVNKTLGPAVSSALMRYINTMAVAASAAVMNLAIENVQKGLESVFGRKIDVIKPNIVAAQIAYNYAKEHFFNFRNKLDQQPLNVGPRLLVNGNEIIAMGKIAGGLRFQTYYPITPAADESFYIEAHNVLEDEKDMLKNAGIVVVQTEDEISAITMATGAALTGVRAATATSGPGFSLMAEGLSWAGMNEVPVVITHYQRGGPSTGLPTRDSQSDLHFALNAGHGEFPRIVISSGDHYEAFYDAIKAFNYAERYQLPVIHIVEKALANSYATIPVPDISNIKIDRGLIYLEEEVEKASIIPGFSLDDGVADQSYKRFRFTENGISPRALLGISKAVYWNTGDEHNEYGHISEDPVNRKLMYEKRMKKLETAAKEIPRDDKLRFYGSEEADVTLVGWGTTKGAILDAMEALQQLDNISVNFLQIKIFSPFPSVEVSEILSRSKLIIDIENNYNAIAAGIIGEKTGIRIKHHIVKYTGRPMSETEVYEAVKRILLSGEGRVVLTHGA from the coding sequence ATGAGAACAGATATAAGCTTAATTATGGGTGGTCCACAAGGAGGAGGTGTTGAGTCAGCATCAGCGGTTTTACTCAGAGCAATAGCACAGGCAGGCTATTATGCTTATGGAAAAAGGGAGTACTTTTCAAATATAAAGGGTAGACACAGTTATTTTCATTTGAGGATTAGAGACAAGCCAACATTTTCTATAAGAGATCCGGTAGATTTATTAGTGTGCCTCGATGCAGAAACAATGTTTACACATTTCACAGAAGTTGTTAAAGATGGTGCGGTGATTTTTGATCCCAGTATAATACACACAAAAGTTAACGATGTAGTCAGCATGGAGGATGAGCTAAAAGAGCGTATAGAATTATTCTTAGAAAATAATGGGTTACCAAAGACCATAGAAGGAGTGATAAATTATCTATCAGCGAAAAGCGTACAACTTTATCAACTACCCTATGGATTACTACTTCAAGAGGTAAATAAAACGCTTGGACCTGCAGTATCTTCTGCTTTAATGCGCTATATAAATACCATGGCTGTAGCTGCTTCAGCAGCAGTTATGAATTTAGCTATAGAAAATGTACAAAAAGGTTTAGAAAGTGTGTTCGGAAGAAAAATTGATGTAATTAAACCTAATATCGTTGCGGCTCAAATAGCTTATAATTATGCTAAGGAACATTTCTTTAACTTTAGGAATAAATTAGATCAACAACCATTAAATGTTGGCCCAAGATTGCTTGTTAACGGAAATGAAATAATAGCAATGGGAAAAATTGCTGGTGGTTTAAGATTTCAAACATATTATCCGATTACACCGGCCGCAGACGAAAGTTTTTACATAGAAGCACATAACGTTTTAGAGGATGAAAAGGATATGTTAAAAAACGCAGGTATAGTAGTTGTGCAAACTGAAGATGAAATATCAGCAATAACTATGGCTACTGGTGCTGCTCTTACTGGTGTTAGAGCAGCAACTGCTACGAGTGGGCCAGGGTTTTCTTTAATGGCAGAGGGTTTAAGTTGGGCTGGAATGAACGAAGTACCAGTAGTTATAACGCATTATCAAAGAGGAGGTCCTAGTACTGGGCTTCCTACTAGAGATTCACAATCAGACTTGCATTTCGCGCTCAATGCTGGACATGGAGAGTTCCCGAGAATCGTAATCTCGTCTGGTGATCATTATGAGGCATTTTATGATGCTATTAAAGCATTCAACTATGCAGAACGATATCAACTTCCAGTGATACATATAGTAGAAAAAGCATTGGCAAACTCGTATGCTACAATACCTGTTCCTGATATTTCGAACATAAAAATTGATAGAGGATTAATTTATCTTGAGGAGGAAGTAGAAAAAGCATCAATAATACCAGGTTTCTCATTAGATGATGGAGTAGCGGATCAATCTTATAAACGTTTTAGATTTACTGAGAATGGAATTTCTCCAAGAGCACTCTTAGGTATAAGTAAGGCTGTATATTGGAATACAGGTGATGAACATAATGAGTATGGGCATATAAGTGAAGATCCAGTCAACAGAAAGTTAATGTATGAAAAGAGAATGAAAAAACTTGAGACCGCTGCAAAAGAAATACCGAGAGATGATAAGCTAAGATTCTATGGATCTGAGGAAGCTGATGTAACATTAGTAGGCTGGGGAACAACTAAAGGTGCCATATTAGATGCCATGGAAGCATTACAACAATTGGATAACATATCTGTTAACTTTCTGCAAATTAAAATTTTCAGCCCATTTCCATCTGTTGAAGTATCAGAAATTTTATCGAGATCTAAGTTAATTATTGACATAGAAAATAACTATAATGCCATAGCTGCTGGAATAATAGGAGAAAAAACTGGAATCAGAATCAAACACCATATAGTAAAATATACAGGAAGACCAATGTCAGAGACGGAAGTTTATGAAGCAGTAAAACGTATCCTGCTTTCAGGAGAAGGAAGGGTGGTGTTAACACATGGCGCTTAA
- a CDS encoding nucleotidyltransferase domain-containing protein, which translates to MERVKGKRKIIPRVKGEVAEIIYDDKRWNILREKRSHALKIIEMFKDNGISAYVHGSIARGDVEPDSDIDIYLLHTIGEGIVLSLLETNGFSVIVRKIIQATPFHIPKLQLVIDRYTSITIPLDVLHKTEHDFYKFGGEVGYDELKNNVRVPGVDKRLMLIQPTPKGHIEMPIIGQESFVAKLLNIDIETVLERKRVLLRRNQIGRTGLYIDYTLAPNESIEQALRHLISKKPALKKRLL; encoded by the coding sequence GTGGAAAGAGTTAAAGGGAAAAGAAAAATAATTCCTAGAGTCAAAGGTGAAGTTGCTGAAATCATTTACGACGATAAGCGATGGAATATTCTGCGTGAGAAGCGTTCACATGCATTGAAGATTATTGAAATGTTTAAAGATAATGGTATTTCTGCATACGTTCATGGAAGTATTGCTAGAGGTGATGTAGAACCCGACAGTGATATAGATATATATTTGTTACATACAATTGGAGAAGGCATAGTGCTCAGTTTATTAGAAACAAACGGTTTTTCAGTGATCGTCAGGAAAATAATTCAAGCAACACCGTTCCATATTCCAAAACTACAACTCGTTATAGATAGGTATACTTCAATAACAATACCATTAGATGTATTGCACAAAACAGAGCACGATTTTTATAAATTTGGTGGTGAAGTAGGTTATGATGAGTTAAAGAATAATGTACGAGTGCCTGGCGTTGATAAACGTTTAATGCTAATACAACCCACTCCAAAAGGACATATCGAAATGCCTATTATAGGTCAGGAAAGTTTCGTAGCGAAGCTATTAAATATTGATATTGAAACTGTTTTAGAAAGAAAAAGAGTGTTACTCAGAAGAAACCAAATAGGCCGTACTGGCCTTTACATAGATTACACGCTAGCTCCTAATGAAAGTATAGAACAAGCTTTACGTCATCTAATTAGTAAAAAACCAGCTCTTAAAAAACGTCTATTATGA
- a CDS encoding NAD(P)/FAD-dependent oxidoreductase produces the protein MSDNQVYDITIIGAGPVGLFAAFYAGLREMKTKIIEIMDNPGGQLTALYPEKYIYDVPGFVKITAKELIEKLVEQASQFNPVFRFNEQAIALNYKDDQIIEILTNKDTHLTKTVLICAGIGSFIPNKLNVPGILRFENRGVFYSVQRREDFRGKKILIVGGGDSAVDWALNLKDIAEKITLIHRRDVFRAHEKSVEELFKSGIEIKLFTELGEVKGDTWVREAVVFDNRTKETTRLPVDAILMFIGYKADLGPLRTWGLQMDEKGIKVNANMETNLPRVFAAGDIASPIDGTKYNLLAVGFGQAAIAVNRAKKIIDPKASTFEHSSSKTIPQLQ, from the coding sequence ATGAGCGATAATCAAGTCTATGATATAACAATAATAGGAGCTGGCCCTGTAGGATTATTTGCAGCGTTTTATGCAGGTTTACGTGAAATGAAGACCAAGATAATAGAAATAATGGATAATCCAGGAGGCCAACTAACAGCACTTTATCCAGAGAAATATATTTATGATGTGCCTGGTTTTGTTAAAATTACTGCTAAAGAACTTATAGAAAAATTAGTGGAACAGGCATCACAATTTAACCCTGTCTTTCGATTTAACGAACAAGCCATAGCGCTAAACTATAAAGATGACCAGATAATTGAAATATTAACCAATAAAGACACTCATTTAACTAAGACTGTTTTAATATGTGCAGGCATTGGTTCTTTTATACCTAATAAATTAAACGTGCCAGGGATTTTAAGGTTCGAGAATAGGGGTGTCTTTTATTCTGTACAAAGAAGAGAAGACTTCAGAGGTAAAAAGATACTTATCGTAGGTGGTGGTGATTCAGCAGTAGATTGGGCCCTTAACCTAAAAGATATAGCAGAAAAAATTACTCTAATACATAGAAGGGATGTTTTCAGGGCTCATGAAAAGAGCGTAGAAGAATTATTTAAATCCGGTATCGAAATAAAACTTTTCACGGAGCTAGGAGAAGTAAAGGGTGATACATGGGTACGTGAAGCGGTAGTTTTTGATAACAGAACTAAAGAGACGACTAGATTACCTGTAGATGCAATCCTTATGTTTATAGGATACAAGGCAGATCTAGGACCATTAAGAACATGGGGCTTACAGATGGATGAGAAAGGTATCAAAGTAAACGCTAACATGGAGACAAACCTTCCAAGAGTATTTGCTGCTGGAGATATAGCGTCACCCATCGACGGGACAAAATATAATTTGTTAGCAGTAGGCTTTGGTCAGGCAGCAATAGCAGTTAACAGAGCCAAGAAAATTATAGATCCCAAGGCATCAACCTTTGAGCATAGTTCATCAAAAACTATACCCCAACTCCAATAA
- the rbcL gene encoding type III ribulose-bisphosphate carboxylase, which yields MLALDRTSEEEEDFEWYLDFVKKEYKPRNDEIIAVFRITPSEGISIEDAVGRVASESSVGTWTTLYSLPSRIRELMAKGYEIISLDDGSYLVKVAYPLDLFEERNVPQLISSIAGNIFGMKAIKGLRLEDIYLPEAYIKYFDGPIKGVNGVRDSLKIYDRPLLATVPKPKVGMDTSEYASTAYEILSGGIDLLKDDENLSNQKFIRFSDRLNAVMKVIDSVEKESGERKGYLINVTAEMNEMSKRIKLVADYGNEFIMIDFVIIGWAAVQAVKELAEEYNLAIHAHRAFHAAFTRNPFHGLSMFVLAKLARLIGVDHIHVGTPGVGKLEAKTTDVMNVCNLLREHTYKPLNNDIFHLEQPWYGLRSVFPTSSGGLHPGTLPIVLENLGKDIIIQVGGGVMGHPDGPRSGGRAVREAIEAAIKGIPIEEYAKDHKELQRALNKWGFVKPI from the coding sequence GTGTTAGCCTTGGATAGAACTAGTGAGGAAGAGGAAGATTTTGAGTGGTATCTTGATTTTGTGAAGAAAGAATACAAACCTAGGAATGATGAAATTATTGCAGTATTCAGAATCACACCATCGGAAGGAATAAGTATAGAGGATGCTGTTGGTCGTGTTGCGTCGGAATCTAGTGTTGGAACGTGGACTACACTTTATTCACTACCTTCTAGGATTCGTGAGTTGATGGCTAAAGGTTATGAGATTATTAGTTTAGATGATGGAAGTTATTTAGTTAAGGTTGCTTATCCTTTAGATTTATTCGAAGAACGTAATGTTCCTCAACTTATTAGCTCTATTGCTGGAAATATTTTTGGTATGAAAGCTATAAAGGGATTAAGGTTAGAAGATATTTATCTTCCAGAAGCTTATATAAAATATTTTGATGGGCCTATAAAAGGTGTTAATGGTGTTAGAGATTCTCTAAAAATATATGATAGGCCATTACTTGCTACAGTCCCTAAGCCTAAGGTAGGAATGGATACTAGTGAGTACGCTAGTACTGCGTATGAAATACTTTCTGGAGGTATAGATTTGTTAAAGGATGATGAGAATTTGTCGAATCAGAAGTTTATTAGATTTTCCGATAGATTAAATGCTGTGATGAAAGTTATTGATAGTGTTGAAAAAGAAAGTGGTGAAAGAAAAGGATATCTGATTAATGTTACTGCCGAAATGAATGAGATGAGCAAAAGAATTAAGCTTGTTGCAGATTATGGTAATGAATTCATCATGATAGATTTTGTGATTATAGGATGGGCAGCTGTTCAGGCTGTTAAAGAATTAGCAGAGGAGTACAATCTTGCGATACATGCGCACAGAGCTTTTCATGCTGCGTTCACACGTAATCCATTTCATGGTTTATCTATGTTTGTTTTAGCTAAACTTGCTAGGCTAATCGGTGTAGATCATATACATGTTGGTACACCAGGTGTAGGGAAACTTGAGGCGAAAACTACTGATGTAATGAATGTTTGCAACTTGCTCAGAGAACATACGTACAAACCATTGAATAACGACATATTTCATTTAGAACAACCATGGTACGGGTTAAGATCAGTATTTCCAACTTCATCAGGCGGGCTTCATCCAGGTACGCTTCCTATAGTTTTAGAAAATCTTGGTAAAGATATAATAATACAAGTTGGGGGTGGAGTTATGGGTCATCCTGATGGCCCGCGATCAGGAGGAAGGGCTGTGAGAGAAGCAATAGAAGCCGCAATTAAAGGAATACCTATTGAGGAATATGCAAAAGATCATAAAGAACTTCAGCGAGCATTAAATAAGTGGGGCTTTGTTAAACCTATCTAA
- a CDS encoding TIGR04053 family radical SAM/SPASM domain-containing protein, whose protein sequence is MLNLLNDSKRTITMHENSKSYQVPVKRINYDERPILVFWESTKACLLACKHCRAEAIKSALPGELTTEEGYKFIESLTQFGKPYPVLIITGGDPLMRIDIYDLMEYASSLNIPVSLAPSVTPKLTRESIRKIKEMGVKTISISLDGATPKTHESIRGIQGHFNITIDTIRTIVSEGVTVQINTAVMKENVLELPYIASIVKNLGASIWEVFFLIKVGRGINVEEITPIEYEDVMHFLYDASMYGFTIRTVEAPFFRRVVTWRKNNIPQTKYAPSKLYYQLSNKLKELLGTPTSEVKVHTVGTRDGKGIIFVAYNGDVYPSGFLPLPLGNIRTKSIVDIYRNNQILKDIRAANFKGRCGVCEFKDICGGSRARAYATYKDPLDEDPACIYVPE, encoded by the coding sequence GTGTTGAATTTGCTGAACGACAGCAAGAGAACAATAACCATGCACGAAAACAGTAAGAGCTACCAAGTTCCAGTAAAGAGAATTAATTATGATGAACGACCCATACTTGTTTTTTGGGAGTCTACAAAGGCTTGTTTACTTGCATGTAAACATTGCAGAGCCGAAGCTATTAAGAGCGCTTTACCTGGTGAATTAACAACTGAGGAAGGATATAAGTTTATAGAAAGCCTGACCCAATTTGGAAAACCATATCCAGTCTTAATAATAACTGGTGGTGATCCTTTAATGAGAATTGATATATATGATTTAATGGAATATGCAAGCTCACTTAACATACCTGTAAGTCTTGCACCAAGTGTTACACCAAAATTAACTCGCGAATCAATTAGAAAGATTAAAGAAATGGGTGTGAAGACAATTTCTATAAGTCTTGATGGAGCCACACCAAAAACACATGAGTCAATTAGAGGAATTCAAGGTCATTTTAATATAACAATAGATACAATTCGCACGATAGTATCAGAAGGTGTAACAGTCCAGATTAACACTGCAGTAATGAAAGAGAATGTGCTAGAATTGCCCTATATAGCTTCTATAGTAAAGAACTTAGGTGCCTCTATATGGGAAGTATTCTTTTTAATAAAAGTCGGAAGAGGAATCAATGTCGAAGAAATAACACCTATAGAATATGAAGATGTCATGCATTTCCTTTACGATGCATCCATGTATGGTTTTACAATCAGAACAGTTGAAGCACCATTTTTCAGAAGAGTTGTTACATGGCGTAAAAATAACATTCCTCAAACAAAATATGCTCCAAGCAAACTATACTATCAACTTTCCAACAAATTAAAAGAATTATTAGGAACACCTACATCAGAAGTGAAAGTCCACACCGTTGGAACACGTGATGGGAAAGGAATAATATTTGTTGCATATAACGGTGATGTTTACCCAAGCGGATTTCTTCCATTGCCATTAGGCAACATACGTACAAAAAGTATCGTGGATATTTATAGAAATAATCAAATACTCAAAGACATCAGAGCAGCTAATTTTAAAGGACGCTGTGGTGTTTGTGAATTCAAAGATATATGCGGGGGTTCTAGAGCTCGCGCATACGCAACATATAAAGACCCATTAGACGAGGATCCTGCATGCATATACGTTCCTGAATAA
- a CDS encoding DNA-binding protein, whose product MSVILSSSNIKSHIIKLNKGEDIIEQIKEIARKLNIKAGFFFGIGAFEELRIAFYDQKKKKYEENIFTEELEMTSIIGNISIDENDVFIHCHVNAGDRNSIIVGGHVLPGSKVFAGELFLIEISGEELIRIHDNATGLKLLSKKES is encoded by the coding sequence ATGTCTGTAATCCTTTCATCTAGTAATATAAAGAGTCATATTATAAAATTAAACAAAGGTGAGGACATAATTGAGCAAATTAAAGAAATTGCACGTAAACTGAACATTAAAGCAGGATTTTTCTTTGGAATAGGAGCATTTGAAGAACTTCGTATTGCATTTTATGATCAAAAGAAGAAAAAGTATGAAGAAAACATTTTTACAGAGGAATTAGAAATGACAAGTATTATAGGCAATATAAGTATTGATGAAAATGATGTGTTTATTCATTGTCATGTGAATGCCGGCGATAGAAACAGTATCATAGTAGGAGGTCATGTTTTACCAGGAAGCAAAGTATTTGCAGGAGAGCTTTTCCTTATTGAAATCAGCGGTGAGGAACTTATAAGAATACATGATAATGCTACAGGTTTGAAATTACTTTCCAAAAAGGAATCATAA
- a CDS encoding MFS transporter: MLKGNVQITETENVIMLYIAVLITRIGYGLLIITFPAYIHYASGKVVGTSLALYPIFEAISATFIGSYSDRKGRKNVFLIGLLSSGIFMSLISITTNIYIISFMHALMGISASAVTVSTLTMLTDLTVIENRGTGMGAFDFFNIIGYALGILLSSWLISIFYHKLHYVFLVAGTLFFATTMLSLFLKEPHHKFSEHFHANPFTALDKNAKSMLPLWFAVTFLLGIVFFSPKALATFGIRPSETGILLFIGAIMLGIGSVFFGMLSDRIGREKTILIGTIGIIGVLGSLIYLIEKQKRISENLLINIIEIIRRDISFAIIAGISIFMMTAIVPSILAYTGDKAHIDRRGSAMGLYSTMLSIGVASGNLIAGFAFDLGGPSAIFRIAMIIFVIMSLLTVALKYLASSS, translated from the coding sequence ATGTTAAAAGGAAATGTACAAATAACTGAAACTGAAAACGTTATTATGCTTTATATTGCAGTCTTAATAACTAGAATAGGTTACGGATTGTTAATTATTACTTTTCCCGCTTATATTCATTATGCATCTGGAAAGGTTGTTGGAACATCTTTAGCATTATATCCTATTTTTGAGGCTATATCGGCAACATTTATCGGTAGTTATTCAGATAGGAAGGGAAGAAAAAACGTATTCTTAATTGGTTTATTATCATCAGGCATTTTCATGTCATTAATAAGCATTACTACAAACATTTACATTATTTCATTCATGCATGCATTGATGGGAATTTCTGCTTCTGCTGTTACTGTTTCAACATTAACCATGCTAACTGACTTAACTGTAATAGAAAATAGAGGAACAGGTATGGGAGCATTCGATTTCTTTAACATTATAGGTTACGCGTTAGGAATCTTATTATCGTCATGGTTAATTAGTATTTTTTATCATAAATTACATTATGTTTTTCTTGTAGCTGGAACACTCTTTTTTGCAACAACCATGCTATCATTATTTCTAAAGGAGCCACATCACAAATTTAGTGAACATTTTCACGCAAACCCTTTCACTGCATTAGATAAAAATGCCAAATCAATGTTACCGTTATGGTTTGCAGTAACGTTTTTACTTGGAATAGTGTTTTTCTCACCAAAAGCATTGGCAACATTTGGGATAAGACCTAGTGAAACAGGCATACTACTCTTTATCGGTGCAATAATGCTCGGAATTGGTTCTGTATTTTTTGGAATGCTTTCTGATAGAATTGGTAGAGAGAAAACAATATTAATAGGTACAATTGGTATAATAGGTGTTTTAGGATCGTTAATATATTTAATTGAAAAACAGAAAAGAATTAGCGAAAATCTTTTGATTAATATTATAGAAATTATCAGAAGAGACATATCGTTCGCGATAATAGCAGGTATCTCTATATTTATGATGACAGCTATAGTCCCATCAATTTTAGCATATACAGGTGATAAAGCACATATCGATCGTAGAGGTTCAGCCATGGGGTTATATAGCACAATGCTTAGTATTGGTGTAGCATCAGGAAACCTAATAGCAGGATTCGCATTCGATTTAGGAGGACCATCTGCAATCTTTAGAATAGCTATGATTATCTTTGTTATAATGTCATTGCTAACAGTAGCATTAAAATATCTGGCCTCCTCATCTTGA
- a CDS encoding 2-oxoacid:ferredoxin oxidoreductase subunit beta, with the protein MALKLTQYKTPLWVDWCPGCGDFGILSSLQMALAELNLDPYKTVIFSGIGCSGKIPHYVNVNGIHTLHGRAIPYATGLKLANPNLEVIVEGGDGDMLGIGVGHLVATGRRNVDIAIIIHDNGVYGLTKGQASPTLRRGIKTKALATPNIYDNINPLLLALSVGFTFVARGYAYDTKHLKELIKAGIQHKGTALIDVLQPCPTYNDINTKEWYQPRIYKLEDDKSWDPVVREPTETETAKKLMNAFAKAMEWGEEIPIGIFYKNEFIPTFEDRIAERVKFYRQLPPALQMIANNDNTPATNIRKLIEEKLI; encoded by the coding sequence ATGGCGCTTAAACTCACTCAATATAAAACTCCGTTATGGGTAGATTGGTGCCCAGGATGCGGAGACTTTGGAATACTTTCATCATTGCAGATGGCTTTAGCTGAATTAAATTTGGATCCATATAAGACTGTAATCTTTTCAGGAATAGGATGCTCAGGTAAAATACCACACTATGTAAATGTTAACGGAATACATACATTACATGGAAGAGCTATACCATATGCTACAGGTTTAAAACTTGCAAACCCAAACCTAGAAGTTATTGTCGAAGGAGGTGATGGTGATATGCTTGGTATTGGAGTAGGACATTTAGTAGCGACAGGTAGAAGAAATGTTGACATAGCAATTATCATTCACGATAATGGTGTATACGGTTTAACTAAAGGTCAAGCATCACCAACACTAAGAAGAGGAATAAAAACGAAAGCCTTAGCTACTCCAAATATATATGACAATATAAATCCATTATTATTAGCACTTTCAGTAGGATTTACATTCGTAGCCAGGGGTTATGCGTATGATACTAAACATCTTAAAGAATTGATTAAAGCTGGAATACAGCATAAAGGTACTGCTTTAATAGATGTATTACAACCATGCCCAACTTACAATGACATCAACACTAAAGAATGGTATCAACCAAGAATATATAAACTCGAGGATGATAAAAGCTGGGATCCAGTAGTAAGAGAACCAACTGAAACAGAGACTGCTAAAAAATTAATGAATGCATTTGCAAAAGCAATGGAATGGGGCGAAGAAATACCAATAGGAATATTTTATAAAAATGAGTTCATACCAACATTTGAAGACAGAATAGCTGAGAGAGTCAAATTTTACAGACAACTTCCACCGGCACTACAAATGATTGCAAATAATGATAATACCCCAGCCACTAATATAAGAAAACTTATAGAAGAAAAATTGATCTAA
- a CDS encoding radical SAM protein — protein sequence MIPITVMVTERGTTSFKIKGNYGKGRPSTFSDIYKPVISWNITRRCNLKCLHCYINAITGPLVDDLTREEALNTVDQMKELGVPLIIMSGGEPLIRKDFFDISEYASSLGLRLVLSTNGTLITPEIASRLRDLGFIYIGISLDSPIEEWHDQFRGVKGGYQSTINGIKNAIHAGLSVGLRLTVTRFNINDVKSYIDLALRLGVPRVTFYHLSSAGRAKSLKDWYITPSQYFDFMDYLINISRKYAGKLEIETTMAPFDGIYVAHKIAKDQKDFKELLEVVRAQGGCGRKIISIFPDGSVHPCQFVDFITLGNVKHKTLKDILKESSYLLKPFIEPDLTGSKCSSCPFRNICNGGDRIRAYYLTGDINGDDPQCFLNTKNIWAQWYKK from the coding sequence TTGATCCCTATAACTGTAATGGTTACTGAACGAGGAACTACATCATTTAAAATAAAAGGAAATTATGGAAAAGGAAGACCAAGCACTTTTAGCGACATTTATAAACCAGTTATCTCATGGAACATTACAAGACGATGTAACTTGAAATGCTTGCATTGTTATATTAATGCAATTACAGGACCGTTAGTTGATGATCTTACACGAGAAGAGGCACTAAATACTGTTGATCAGATGAAAGAACTGGGTGTGCCATTAATAATAATGAGCGGAGGGGAACCTCTCATTAGGAAAGACTTTTTTGATATATCTGAATATGCTTCGTCGCTCGGTTTACGGTTAGTATTGAGTACTAATGGTACCTTGATAACACCTGAAATTGCCTCTAGATTGCGCGATCTAGGATTTATTTATATAGGTATAAGCTTAGATAGTCCAATAGAAGAATGGCACGATCAATTTAGAGGCGTAAAAGGGGGATATCAATCAACAATCAATGGCATAAAAAATGCTATACATGCTGGTCTTTCAGTAGGATTAAGATTAACGGTAACTAGATTTAATATTAATGATGTGAAATCTTACATTGATCTTGCTTTGCGATTAGGAGTGCCTCGGGTTACATTTTATCATCTTTCATCTGCAGGAAGAGCAAAGTCATTGAAAGACTGGTATATTACTCCTTCGCAATACTTTGATTTCATGGATTATTTAATAAATATTTCTAGAAAATATGCAGGCAAACTTGAGATTGAAACTACCATGGCACCTTTTGATGGAATCTATGTTGCTCATAAGATAGCTAAAGACCAAAAAGATTTTAAGGAATTATTAGAAGTTGTACGAGCCCAAGGAGGTTGTGGACGAAAAATCATATCAATATTTCCAGATGGTTCTGTTCATCCATGCCAATTCGTAGATTTTATAACATTAGGAAATGTTAAACATAAAACACTCAAAGATATATTAAAAGAAAGTTCTTATCTACTCAAACCATTCATAGAACCAGATTTAACAGGTTCAAAATGTTCTTCCTGCCCATTTAGAAACATCTGTAATGGTGGAGACAGAATACGTGCGTATTATTTAACAGGGGACATTAACGGTGATGACCCGCAATGTTTCCTAAACACTAAAAATATATGGGCACAATGGTATAAAAAATAA